One window of the Mycobacterium sp. SVM_VP21 genome contains the following:
- the pstA gene encoding phosphate ABC transporter permease PstA, which translates to MTALLDRPVKLRTFAGVGLRRRVANSIATVLVTAAMVLALVPLVWVMYSVFDFGFGAVSTSTWWTHSQAGMTAFVAGGGAYHAIIGTLLQGLLCAAISIPIGIFVAIYLVEYGAGTRLGKLATFMVDILTGVPSIVAALFVYALWVATLGFHRSGFAVSLSLVLLMVPVIVRATEEMLRIIPMDLREASYALGAPKWKTITSIVIPTALSGIVTGILLALARVMGETAPLLILVGYSQAINFDMFHGFMGSLPGMMYDQTSAGAGASVVPTDRLWGAALTLILLIALLNVAARFGARIFAPKKF; encoded by the coding sequence ATGACCGCGTTGCTGGACCGGCCCGTCAAGTTGCGCACGTTTGCGGGGGTAGGTCTGCGCCGCCGGGTGGCCAATTCGATTGCGACGGTGCTGGTCACCGCCGCGATGGTGTTGGCGTTGGTGCCCCTGGTGTGGGTGATGTACTCGGTGTTCGACTTTGGTTTCGGTGCCGTCAGTACCAGTACCTGGTGGACTCACTCGCAGGCCGGCATGACGGCGTTCGTGGCCGGCGGCGGCGCCTACCATGCGATCATCGGGACCCTGCTGCAAGGACTGCTGTGCGCGGCCATCTCGATCCCGATCGGGATCTTCGTCGCGATCTATCTCGTCGAATACGGTGCCGGCACCCGACTGGGCAAGCTCGCGACGTTCATGGTCGACATCCTGACCGGGGTGCCGTCGATCGTTGCAGCGCTGTTCGTCTACGCGTTGTGGGTGGCCACCTTGGGATTTCACCGCTCCGGTTTCGCGGTGTCGCTGTCGTTGGTGCTGCTGATGGTGCCGGTGATCGTGCGAGCGACCGAAGAGATGCTGCGGATCATTCCGATGGACCTGCGGGAAGCCAGCTACGCGTTGGGCGCGCCGAAGTGGAAGACCATCACCAGCATCGTGATTCCGACCGCGCTGTCCGGCATCGTCACCGGAATACTGTTGGCGCTGGCCCGGGTGATGGGCGAGACCGCGCCGCTGCTGATCCTGGTCGGCTACTCGCAGGCGATCAATTTCGACATGTTCCACGGCTTCATGGGGTCGCTGCCGGGAATGATGTATGACCAGACATCGGCCGGGGCGGGCGCCAGCGTGGTGCCCACGGATCGGCTCTGGGGCGCTGCTCTGACGCTCATCCTGCTGATCGCGCTACTCAACGTGGCGGCCAGGTTCGGGGCACGCATCTTCGCTCCCAAGAAGTTCTAG